One genomic region from Bubalus kerabau isolate K-KA32 ecotype Philippines breed swamp buffalo chromosome 7, PCC_UOA_SB_1v2, whole genome shotgun sequence encodes:
- the LOC129657379 gene encoding rho GTPase-activating protein 20-like, translated as MDSDMLSFINQKGPFTEGIFRNSASIKSCTALQKKLNCGDLVNLNDEPILVIGSVLKDFLQNIQGSIFSASLYDKWLDVIDQGNKEEKITRTKRLLDQLPRANVVFLRYLFAVLHNIEQHSSSNQMTAYNLSVCISPSILCLSNSGSSENFTKQISFIQFLIENCLKIFGEDITSLFGETSVSSDNSDITDITDNSEKVVQSSYRLNSCGRNSGDQPEAGTGWEQGKIHPMSIFSFG; from the exons ATGGACTCT gataTGCTTTCCTTTATCAATCAAAAAGGGCCATTCACAGAAGGTATCTTCAGAAATTCAGCCAGTATAAAATCATGCACAGCcctacagaagaaactaaactgtGGAGACTTAGTCAACTTGAATGATGAACCAATTCTTGTGATAGGGTcggtcttaaag gattttcttcaaaatatccaaggaagcatatTTTCAGCCAGTCTGTATGATAAATGGcttgatgttattgatcaagggaacaaggaggagaaaataacCAGGACTAagag gcttctagaccagctgcccagagccaatgtagtttttctgcgatatctttttgcagttttacacaatattgagcaacattcctcatccaatcagatgacagcttataatttatcagtgtgtatatCCCCAAGCATTCTTTGTCTGTCTAATTCTGGCAGCTCAGAAAACTTCACCAAACAG atttctttcatacaatttctcattgaaaactgtctcaagatatttggagaagatatcacttctctctttggagagacctcagtgagttctgataacagtgatatcactgatattaccgataacagtgagaag GTTGTACAGAGTAGTTATCGCTTAAACAGCTgcggcaggaattctggagatcagccagaggctgggaccgGCTGGGAGCAGGGCAAAATCCACCCaatgtccattttttccttcgggtga